Genomic segment of Sandaracinaceae bacterium:
TCGGTCAGCGCACAGAGCCCCGCGGGCGCATGCGGCGCCCGCTCCGCGAGCCGCGGCGGGTTCGCGCGCGCTCGGTGCCAGAGCCGCGTCACCACCGGGCCCTCGAAGGGCGGACGCCCTGTCCACAGGGTGTGCACCAAGCAACCAAACGCGTACAGATCCGAGCGGGCGTCGAGCGCCTCTCCCCGCACCTGCTCCGGGCTGAGGTAGTCCACCGTCCCGAGGAGCGAGCCGTCTCCGGTCAGGTCGGTGCCCTGTGGCGCGGCGAGCTTGACGACGCCGAAGTCGGCGAGCTTCGGCCGCGGCGGGTGCTCCCCGGTGAGTAAGACGTTCGAGGGCTTGAGATCTCGATGCACGACCCCCTGCTCGTGCAGGTGGTCGAGCGCCGCGAGGAGCTGCACCAGGACGGGCAGGATCTCCTCGGCCGGCGCGAGCGCGAGCCGGGAGAGATCTCCCCCGGTGACGAGCTCGGTGACCAGATACCGCCGCCCCGGATCCAGCAGCGGGACGCCCTCCCCGACGACCCCCTCTGCGATGAGCCGCAGGCAGCCGTCGTGGGAGAGCCGCGCCATGGTCGCGAACTCTCGCCGAAAGCGCGCCACCTGGAGGGGATCGTCGACGAGGCCAGGGTGAATCAACTTCACCGCGACGACCTCTCCGTTCTCGGCGTCCTCCGCGCTCCACACCTCCCCTCCGCTCCCCGCGCCGAGGCGATCGCGCAGGCGCCACCGCCCGCCCACGCGCTGCTCCGCGAGGCCCGGGAGGTACTGCGCGGCGCCGCGCGCGTCATCGAGGAAGAGCGGTTGGTCGTCCGCGGCGAGCATCTCCTGTAGGCGTCGGGCGAGCTGTGGGCTGCGGGCTCTCGCGTCGGCCACCCGCGCCGCGCGCTCGTCGGGCGGCGCGTCGCAGCAGGCGTCGAACAGCTCCATCAGCTCCGCGAACTGCGGGTCCACCGAGGGATCGCCGCGCATCCTACGCGAGATCCGCGTCGAGCCGTGTGCGCAGCCACGCTCGGGCGCGGCGCCACTCTCGCTCGACCGACGCGGTCGAGACGCCTAGCTGGCTCGCGATCTCCTCCGTGGTGAGCCCACAGAAGAACTTCAGCTCCACCACCGTCGCGCCGCGCGGGTTCAGTTGCGTCAGCGTGTCCACCGCGGTGTCGAGCGCGAGGAGGTCCTCGGGCGAGGTGGTGGTGGCGAAGGGGACGTCCTTCAGGGTGACCTTCGTGCGATCACCGCCGCGCTTGAGCGCTCCGTTCCGGCGAAAGTGGTCGACGAGCACCTGTCGCATCGTGCGCGCTCCGAGCGAGACGAAGTGGGCGTGATCGGTGAGGCCATCGAGATCGTGCTCGGCCAGCTTCACGTAGGCCTCGTGCACGAGCGCGGTGGCCTGAAGGGTCTGGCTCTCGGGCAGGCCGCGGAAGAACCCGTGCGCGATCTGCCTCAGCCGCTGGTAGGCGGCGCCGTCCCAGCGCGCCTCGCGCGGCGGCCTCGGGTCGTCTGCCGGCTGCTCGCTCATCGGTCCCGAAGCTAGCAGCTCCGG
This window contains:
- a CDS encoding ECF-type sigma factor encodes the protein MSEQPADDPRPPREARWDGAAYQRLRQIAHGFFRGLPESQTLQATALVHEAYVKLAEHDLDGLTDHAHFVSLGARTMRQVLVDHFRRNGALKRGGDRTKVTLKDVPFATTTSPEDLLALDTAVDTLTQLNPRGATVVELKFFCGLTTEEIASQLGVSTASVEREWRRARAWLRTRLDADLA